ACGCGCCGATTACAGCGACATTGGGTTTATTATTCTGGGCGAGTTATTGGCGCGCACCGCCGGCGAGCCGCTCGACAGCTTCTGCCGCAAAGAGATTTTTAAACCTTTGGGCATGCGCGATACCACATATAATCCGCCGATGAATTGGGGGCAGCGTATTCCACCCACCGTGGATGACCGCTCCTTTCGCAAACGCATTGTTCAGGGAGAAGTTCACGATGAAAACGCCAGCATTTTGCGCGGAGTCGCGGGACACGCCGGTCTTTTTGCCACAGCTTACGATGTGGCGCGGTTTGCACAGTGTCTGTTAGACGGTGGCTCGCCTATCCTTAAACGCGAAACCGTAGAATTATTTACGACTCGCGATGCCTCCGTCCCCGGTTCGTATGCGCTGGGGTGGGACACTCCTTCAGCCCCGTCACAATCAGGAAAATATTTCTCGCCAAAATCTTATGGGCACCTGGGCTACACCGGAACGTCGTTGTGGATTGATCCTGAGCGGCAGCTCTCGGTGACTTTGCTCACTAATCGCACCTGGCCCGACCGCGCATCCGACAAGATCAAAACTGTGCGTCCCACCTTCCACGATGCCATACTGGAAGCCCTTGATAGGAACGATTGAGTAAGCCATACGTCATGAGCCCTCGTAACCACATTCACAAACTCAGCACCGAGCAGCGTAACCGCGCCTCGCGGCACCTGGATTTGCGGTCTGCGGTTGAAATTGCCCACATCATCAACCGCGAAGACCGCAAAGTTGCTGCGGTTGTGGCCCACGCGCTGCCACAGATCGCACAGGCCATCGAGGCGATTGCGCGCGCCATTGGCTCGGGAGGCAAGCTGATTTACGTAGGAGCCGGGACCAGTGGACGACTGGCCGCGCTGGACGCCGCAGAGTGCGTCCCCACTTTTAATACTGACCCCAAAATTGTGCAATACGTGATTGCAGGCGGAGACAAAGCCCTCGGCAAGCCGGCGGAATACAGCGAAGACTCACGCGAGGCCGGCAAACGAGACTTGGCGAAGCGCCGGCCATCGAAGCGCGATGTGGTCATCGGCATCGCCGCCAGCGGATCTACTCCATACACCGTGGCCGCATTGCAATATGCACGCAAGGTCGGAGCTTACACGGTTGCCGTGACCTGCAATTACAATACGCCGCTGGCTCGGGCAGCCCATATCGCTATCGTAGCCGCAGTAGGGCCCGAGGTGATCTCGGGTTCGACCCGCATGAAAGCCGGTACTGCACAAAAATTGATCTTGAACATGCTGACCACGGGCGCTATGACGCGGCTGGGATACGTTTTTGACAACCTGATGGTGAACGTCACACCCAAGAACGACAAGCTGACCGAGCGTGGCATCGGCATCCTGCAAACCATGGCCAAGATATCGCGGGCCAAGGCCATACGCGCACTGAAGGCCTCGGGCAAAAATGTCCCGGTAGCCCTGGTCATGCTGATGGGGCATGTCCCGCGCCCGCAGGCAGAAAAATTATTGCACACCACAAAAGGAAATGTACGGCAGGCAGTCGAGGCCGCCCTGGGCTGATATCAAAGAGGCATCAAACTATTGGTCTTCGAGGAGTTATCGCCTATCATTTGCTTGAGGTACGCCCTGAGAAGTAGCGTCGGCGTCCCGTTGGCGGTTGAGTGGGACCTCTTGCGCAGACGCCTCAGAGCTTGAAGAAAAGACGTGTATGCTTATTTCGAACTACCCATATTTCAAGGCGCGATTTATGTATCTAGACACTACTCCAGCAAGTATGAGTTTAAAGGCATCTTATGTTATTGAATATTAAAGACTTAACACCGAAAATCGGGCGTCAGCAAGTACCCCACCTGACCCGCGGAAATCCGCAAGACCACGGGAAAAACAGAAATGGATAAATTTGTCATTCGCGGCGGGAACCCGCTGCTGGGAACGATTCGGGTCAGCGGCGCAAAGAATGCTGCTCTCCCTGCCATGGCCGCTGCCCTGCTTACCGATGAACCGGTGATTCTGGAAAACGTCCCCGACGTGCGTGACATCGAGACCACGCGTAAGTTGCTGGTGGCAATGGGCGCTGAGGTTGAATTGGGCTACGGACGCGCCCACCACCGCACCACCATCAACTGCAAGAACTTGAGCACAAACCCGGAGGCCTCCTACGAGCTGGTGAAGACCATGCGGGCCTCCACGCTGGTCCTGGGGCCCCTAGTGGCCCGTACAGGGTGCGCGCGCGTCTCCCTTCCCGGAGGCTGCGCTATTGGAGCACGCCCCATTGACCTGCACATCAAAGGATTGGAACGGCTGGGTGCAACCATTACACAGGAGCACGGCTACATAGAGGCCCGCGCCGACCGCCTGCGTGGCAACCACATTGTTTTCGAAAAGATTACTGTCACCGGGACCGAAGACCTCATGATGGCGGCGGCCCTTGCCCAGGGCGAAACCATGATGGAAAACTGCGCCCGTGAACCTGAGGTCTCCGATCTGGCAGCGCTGCTCAATAAGATGGGTGCAAAAATCGAAGGCGCGGGAACGGGAACCATTCGCATCCTTGGAGTGGAAAAGCTCCACGGCGCACGCCACCGCATCATTCCCGATCGCATCGAAGCCGGAACTTTCATCATTGCTGGAGCACTGACCGGGGGTGACCTGATGGTGTCTAACTGCGACCCCAAGCACCTGGGCGCGCTGCTGCAAAAGCTGCAGGAGGTCGGCATCACCATTCATGAATCCTCCGACGCGGTACGCGTGAGTGCCGGCAGCTCCATCAAGGCTATAGACATGAGCACGGAAGAGTACCCCGGATTCCCCAC
The DNA window shown above is from Terriglobales bacterium and carries:
- a CDS encoding serine hydrolase domain-containing protein translates to MRSWNNPVSLKDAYGGQAQRFARAFEVLKQGVAESAFPGASVAVTLREELVALAGVGHFTYAPDSTPVDHNTIYDLASVSKVIATTTMAMMLYERRKLRLDMPVKEALPEFAGTDPIRDRVTIRMLLNHTAGLPSYLRLFEQANDRERLVQNASRAPLTAEPGTRADYSDIGFIILGELLARTAGEPLDSFCRKEIFKPLGMRDTTYNPPMNWGQRIPPTVDDRSFRKRIVQGEVHDENASILRGVAGHAGLFATAYDVARFAQCLLDGGSPILKRETVELFTTRDASVPGSYALGWDTPSAPSQSGKYFSPKSYGHLGYTGTSLWIDPERQLSVTLLTNRTWPDRASDKIKTVRPTFHDAILEALDRND
- the murA gene encoding UDP-N-acetylglucosamine 1-carboxyvinyltransferase — protein: MDKFVIRGGNPLLGTIRVSGAKNAALPAMAAALLTDEPVILENVPDVRDIETTRKLLVAMGAEVELGYGRAHHRTTINCKNLSTNPEASYELVKTMRASTLVLGPLVARTGCARVSLPGGCAIGARPIDLHIKGLERLGATITQEHGYIEARADRLRGNHIVFEKITVTGTEDLMMAAALAQGETMMENCAREPEVSDLAALLNKMGAKIEGAGTGTIRILGVEKLHGARHRIIPDRIEAGTFIIAGALTGGDLMVSNCDPKHLGALLQKLQEVGITIHESSDAVRVSAGSSIKAIDMSTEEYPGFPTDMQAQYMTLATQADGTSVITENIFENRFMHAQELVRMGANIKIEGRRAVVRGKTPLSSAAVLASDLRASASLVLAALVADGETIIDRVYHIDRGYERIEEKLRGVGAQMKRIGEMLSRRSSAVPAVTN
- the murQ gene encoding N-acetylmuramic acid 6-phosphate etherase; the encoded protein is MSPRNHIHKLSTEQRNRASRHLDLRSAVEIAHIINREDRKVAAVVAHALPQIAQAIEAIARAIGSGGKLIYVGAGTSGRLAALDAAECVPTFNTDPKIVQYVIAGGDKALGKPAEYSEDSREAGKRDLAKRRPSKRDVVIGIAASGSTPYTVAALQYARKVGAYTVAVTCNYNTPLARAAHIAIVAAVGPEVISGSTRMKAGTAQKLILNMLTTGAMTRLGYVFDNLMVNVTPKNDKLTERGIGILQTMAKISRAKAIRALKASGKNVPVALVMLMGHVPRPQAEKLLHTTKGNVRQAVEAALG